A single genomic interval of Rosistilla ulvae harbors:
- a CDS encoding serine/threonine-protein kinase, producing MDQLLGGSTRREEPASEAQTTDCGSELGDMQILGYLEPSTCPKSLGRLAHYDLLEIVGQGAFGTVFRAFDEKLQRMVAIKMLSVDFAATSPARKRFLREARTAAAIRHENVVAIYAVEESPIPYIVMEYVSGMTLQQRLLQTGPLDLADVLRLGKQVANGLAAAHAQQVIHRDVKPSNILLECNAEARGKLTDFGLARTSDDASITHSGMIAGTPLYMAPEQVLGHRLDHRADLFSLGSVLYEMLCGRPPFRAPTMHAVMKRVAEDTPRGLDEIIPETPDWMIAIVSKLHEKNPAARYGSATEVGDLLQRCLIDLEQGCIPSLPKQPRLVSPRFSAIPATLTRLHSGFGNPFVSIAAGLMLTLIIGVGISDATGVTQLVSTVIRLTTGAGTLVLATDDPNTQVMIDGEEVVIRGAGIKELTLRPGQHQVAVMKDGVLAKRELVSIERNGRSVLQVRLEPDAQPSHAAASAAGEVRPHSAPRAAMPVDEVVQRLLSPDYEWSEPINLGREINSESEDSQTTLSADGCRMMFFSRRNGTHGIYECRRDNLDQPFGKPVRIPPGDLNDSRFQFSPGLSSDGLSLVFSCRDKKLDLFISHRESRDEPWQRAKELNRELKLRSNAMHPSFSPSGLTLAFSSSRPGGKAGAMDIWIAHRRHLNAPWTPAKALGNAINTDRFEGYPQLLDDNQTLLFVRSYDVGHSGHPLMRQYLAQRNNQGEIEVQHLNSPVSHSFFLLPDAKSMYFSRCGPPGRGAPQGLWLTRRVPKRTVADGGRANL from the coding sequence ATGGACCAGTTGCTTGGCGGATCGACGCGGCGTGAAGAACCGGCGAGCGAAGCGCAAACGACGGACTGCGGATCCGAACTCGGCGACATGCAAATCCTGGGGTATCTGGAACCATCGACCTGCCCAAAATCGCTTGGACGATTGGCGCATTACGATCTCTTGGAGATCGTCGGGCAAGGGGCATTCGGTACGGTCTTCAGGGCGTTTGATGAAAAATTGCAGCGGATGGTCGCGATCAAGATGCTCTCGGTCGATTTCGCGGCGACTTCGCCAGCACGGAAACGTTTCCTCCGCGAGGCGCGGACGGCGGCGGCGATTCGTCACGAAAACGTCGTCGCGATCTACGCTGTGGAAGAATCGCCAATCCCCTACATCGTGATGGAGTACGTCTCGGGGATGACGTTGCAGCAACGGCTCTTGCAAACAGGTCCCTTGGACCTCGCCGATGTGCTGCGTCTGGGCAAACAAGTCGCCAACGGATTGGCGGCTGCCCACGCCCAACAAGTGATTCACCGGGACGTCAAGCCAAGCAACATCCTGCTGGAATGCAACGCCGAAGCGCGAGGCAAATTGACCGATTTTGGTCTCGCTCGAACCAGCGATGATGCAAGCATCACGCACAGTGGGATGATCGCGGGAACGCCGCTCTACATGGCTCCGGAACAAGTGTTGGGGCACCGCTTGGATCATCGCGCCGATCTATTCAGTCTCGGCAGCGTACTCTACGAAATGCTCTGCGGGCGTCCACCGTTTCGCGCACCAACGATGCATGCCGTGATGAAACGCGTGGCCGAAGATACTCCCCGGGGGTTGGACGAAATCATTCCTGAAACTCCGGACTGGATGATTGCGATCGTCTCCAAGCTGCATGAGAAAAATCCCGCCGCCCGCTACGGATCGGCCACGGAGGTTGGCGATCTTTTGCAGCGCTGTCTGATCGACCTTGAACAGGGCTGCATTCCTAGCCTGCCCAAGCAGCCTCGGCTCGTCTCGCCTCGATTCTCCGCAATTCCAGCCACACTAACCCGCCTGCATTCGGGCTTCGGAAACCCATTCGTCTCTATAGCTGCAGGCCTGATGCTGACGCTGATCATCGGCGTTGGTATTTCCGATGCAACCGGGGTCACCCAATTGGTCTCGACCGTGATCCGGTTGACCACCGGGGCTGGAACGTTAGTGCTGGCAACCGACGATCCCAATACGCAAGTCATGATCGACGGCGAAGAAGTTGTCATCCGCGGCGCAGGTATCAAAGAACTCACCCTTCGACCAGGGCAGCATCAAGTCGCCGTCATGAAAGATGGAGTTCTTGCCAAACGGGAATTGGTCTCCATCGAACGCAACGGTCGGTCCGTGTTGCAGGTCCGCTTGGAACCGGACGCCCAGCCATCGCATGCCGCGGCGTCGGCAGCGGGCGAAGTGCGACCCCACAGCGCGCCGCGGGCCGCCATGCCGGTCGATGAAGTCGTTCAGCGACTGCTCTCGCCCGATTACGAGTGGAGTGAACCGATCAACCTGGGGCGCGAGATCAACAGCGAATCGGAGGATTCGCAGACAACACTATCGGCGGACGGTTGCCGCATGATGTTCTTTTCCAGACGCAATGGAACACATGGAATCTACGAATGTCGTCGCGACAACCTAGACCAACCTTTTGGAAAGCCCGTTCGAATCCCTCCAGGGGATCTCAACGATTCGCGTTTCCAATTCAGTCCAGGCCTTTCGTCCGATGGGCTCAGCTTGGTTTTCTCTTGCCGCGACAAAAAACTTGATTTGTTCATCTCGCATCGTGAGTCGCGCGATGAGCCCTGGCAGCGTGCAAAGGAACTCAACAGGGAATTGAAGTTGCGGAGCAACGCGATGCATCCCAGTTTTTCTCCCAGCGGACTAACTCTCGCTTTCAGCTCCTCGCGACCTGGTGGGAAGGCTGGGGCAATGGACATCTGGATCGCACATCGTCGCCATCTGAACGCGCCGTGGACGCCCGCGAAAGCGTTGGGAAACGCCATCAATACGGACCGCTTCGAGGGATATCCTCAATTGCTCGATGATAATCAGACGCTGTTATTTGTTCGCAGCTATGACGTCGGTCATTCGGGGCACCCCTTGATGCGACAATACCTCGCCCAACGCAACAACCAAGGCGAAATCGAAGTGCAGCACCTCAATTCGCCTGTATCGCATTCATTCTTTTTATTACCGGATGCGAAGTCGATGTATTTCAGTCGTTGTGGTCCACCGGGCCGTGGGGCACCGCAGGGGCTTTGGTTAACCCGACGCGTGCCCAAGAGGACCGTGGCCGATGGTGGCAGGGCGAACCTGTGA
- a CDS encoding serine/threonine-protein kinase, whose protein sequence is MCCSERELFISALEIDSPDARRALLERLCSDDQHLRARVESLLTTHEQGSQFLQMPALEQLASRGGGSTERALLGPSDSTRREEWDEAGAGDRANGREPLDDSLLSYLEPAENADSLGRLKHYELLEIVGRGAFGTVFRAFDVKLERVVAIKVIAIELAVVPAARKRFLREARNAAAIRHENVVAIHAVEEAPVPHLVMEYVSGVTLQQQIEQQGPMELSDVLKFGKQIANGLAAAHAEQLVHRDVKPSNILLESGPGGRVKLTDFGLARANDDASITRSGMIAGTPMYMAPEQAFGKKLDHRADLFCLGSVLYKMLAGRPPFRAPTILAVMKRVADDTPQPLDEIVPGTPDWIQAIVERLHAKDPNDRFDSAAEVSELLDVCEKQWQQGLIPEVPRSKPTPTKTRLMVQRLGSGKLASVAAALLLIFGVAIAELTGGSRLVQSTTTWFRGTGMLAVQSDDPAMSIYLDGKLARGPGNASEAKEVAVGEYQVSAFSAGKQIASKTVLVTRGGHVAVEFAPAAVDSTANSVPKSPPRSAPVSALAARLLERFTSPDYQWTEPVNLGPEINSRGEDSQPTLTADGLCMFFCSSRKATPDLWEATRDDVNAPFTSARLTDYQHATGAFIINGAGISSDGLTVVGAARPVKELDLYTMHRAARDQPWEPPTTLGPEINEPRKFDLYARLSPSSLSLIFTTARRHHQLGGYEIWMAHRDRIDAPWQAPQHMGDQVNSNRIEASPQLLDDGQTLLFTRGGKEEGRERQVFRLHLAVLNNHGDYDVYPIDSPVENAFWLLADGETMIFSAEREDGLGDLDLWQTRRVLKNAKTSVVSLSPGNVGK, encoded by the coding sequence ATGTGCTGCTCTGAACGCGAACTGTTTATATCTGCTCTGGAAATCGATTCTCCCGATGCGAGACGAGCTCTGTTAGAGCGACTTTGTTCCGACGATCAACATCTGCGCGCCCGCGTCGAGTCGCTGCTGACGACGCATGAGCAAGGGAGTCAATTTTTGCAGATGCCAGCGCTCGAACAGCTCGCTTCGCGGGGGGGCGGGTCGACGGAGCGGGCGTTGCTCGGCCCCAGCGACTCGACGCGGCGAGAAGAATGGGATGAGGCCGGAGCGGGGGATCGTGCCAACGGACGCGAGCCGCTCGACGATTCGCTGTTGAGCTATCTGGAGCCTGCGGAGAACGCCGATTCGCTCGGGCGACTGAAGCATTACGAACTGTTGGAGATCGTCGGGCGGGGGGCCTTCGGAACCGTCTTCAGGGCCTTTGATGTGAAGCTGGAGCGGGTGGTGGCGATCAAGGTAATCGCGATCGAATTGGCTGTCGTCCCGGCAGCTCGAAAGCGATTCTTGCGGGAAGCGCGAAACGCTGCGGCAATTCGGCATGAAAACGTCGTCGCGATCCATGCCGTCGAAGAAGCCCCGGTTCCTCACCTTGTTATGGAGTACGTATCGGGTGTAACATTGCAACAACAGATTGAACAACAGGGCCCGATGGAGTTGTCCGACGTGTTGAAGTTTGGCAAGCAGATTGCCAACGGATTGGCAGCCGCGCATGCCGAGCAATTGGTGCATCGCGATGTGAAGCCGAGCAACATCCTGCTGGAAAGTGGGCCAGGTGGTCGAGTCAAGCTGACCGACTTCGGCCTAGCGCGGGCCAACGATGATGCCAGTATTACACGCAGCGGGATGATCGCAGGGACACCGATGTACATGGCTCCCGAACAAGCCTTTGGAAAGAAGTTGGATCACCGCGCCGACCTCTTCTGTTTGGGCAGCGTGCTCTACAAGATGCTAGCCGGCCGTCCGCCGTTTCGTGCGCCAACGATATTGGCGGTGATGAAACGGGTGGCCGACGACACCCCACAACCGCTGGATGAAATCGTTCCGGGGACTCCCGACTGGATACAAGCGATCGTCGAACGGTTGCACGCGAAAGACCCTAACGATCGCTTTGATTCCGCCGCCGAAGTCAGCGAACTGCTCGATGTTTGCGAAAAGCAATGGCAACAGGGGCTGATCCCCGAGGTGCCGCGGTCCAAGCCGACGCCAACCAAAACTCGCTTGATGGTGCAGCGGCTTGGCAGCGGGAAACTGGCTTCTGTTGCCGCCGCGCTGTTGTTGATTTTCGGGGTGGCGATCGCCGAATTGACAGGCGGTTCGCGATTGGTGCAATCCACCACAACGTGGTTCCGCGGTACGGGGATGCTCGCCGTGCAGTCGGACGATCCGGCGATGTCGATCTATTTGGATGGCAAACTGGCTCGGGGACCAGGGAACGCGTCCGAGGCGAAGGAGGTTGCGGTTGGGGAGTATCAGGTGTCGGCGTTTTCCGCTGGCAAACAAATCGCCAGCAAAACCGTCTTAGTTACGCGTGGCGGACACGTCGCGGTCGAGTTCGCCCCGGCCGCAGTCGATTCGACAGCGAATTCCGTCCCCAAGTCGCCCCCCCGTAGCGCACCTGTCTCGGCGTTGGCTGCCCGGTTGCTCGAGCGGTTTACATCCCCCGATTACCAATGGACCGAACCGGTCAATTTGGGCCCAGAGATCAACAGTCGCGGCGAAGATTCCCAACCGACACTCACGGCGGATGGACTGTGCATGTTTTTTTGCTCCAGCCGCAAGGCGACCCCAGACCTTTGGGAGGCGACGCGAGATGACGTGAACGCACCGTTCACCTCCGCGCGTTTGACCGACTATCAACATGCGACTGGAGCATTCATCATCAATGGAGCGGGGATCAGTTCCGATGGATTGACGGTCGTCGGTGCGGCGCGGCCCGTGAAAGAGTTGGATTTGTACACAATGCATCGCGCCGCGCGCGACCAGCCTTGGGAGCCCCCAACGACTTTAGGCCCGGAGATCAATGAACCGCGTAAGTTTGATCTATATGCCCGGCTCTCCCCAAGCAGTCTCTCCCTGATTTTCACGACGGCACGTCGCCACCACCAACTGGGAGGGTACGAGATTTGGATGGCACACCGAGATCGAATCGACGCCCCATGGCAAGCGCCGCAGCACATGGGGGATCAGGTCAATTCAAATCGCATCGAAGCGAGTCCTCAGTTGCTTGACGATGGACAAACCCTCTTGTTCACCCGTGGCGGTAAGGAGGAGGGGCGGGAGCGGCAGGTGTTCCGACTGCATCTCGCGGTGCTGAACAATCACGGGGACTACGACGTCTACCCGATCGATTCGCCGGTCGAAAATGCTTTCTGGTTGCTTGCCGATGGTGAGACAATGATCTTTAGCGCCGAACGGGAAGATGGGTTGGGCGACCTGGATCTTTGGCAGACACGGCGGGTCTTGAAGAATGCAAAAACGAGCGTTGTTAGTTTGAGTCCCGGAAATGTGGGCAAGTGA
- a CDS encoding ECF-type sigma factor has protein sequence MSDVTTILQKLESGDAAAADELLPLVYAELRNLATQRLTQEKAGQTLQATALVHEAYVRLVDVEKPQTWDGRGHFFAAAAEAMRRILVENARSKQCLKRGGGMQRHELDQVPLQAGEVNEDILALDEALERLGTVDAEAVKLVNLRYFAGLTNVQAANAMDISPRTADRIWAFARAWLQQALDEPAS, from the coding sequence ATGTCAGATGTTACTACTATCCTACAAAAATTAGAGTCCGGAGACGCTGCAGCGGCGGACGAACTGCTGCCGTTGGTCTATGCCGAATTGCGGAATCTCGCCACTCAAAGGCTCACGCAGGAAAAGGCAGGACAAACACTGCAGGCGACAGCGCTCGTACACGAAGCTTATGTGCGGTTGGTCGATGTCGAGAAACCACAGACCTGGGATGGGCGTGGTCACTTCTTTGCCGCAGCAGCCGAAGCGATGCGTCGGATCTTGGTCGAGAATGCTCGCAGTAAGCAATGTCTTAAACGCGGTGGTGGGATGCAGCGTCATGAACTCGACCAAGTTCCATTGCAGGCGGGAGAAGTCAACGAGGACATCCTGGCATTGGACGAAGCATTGGAGCGACTGGGGACAGTCGATGCCGAAGCTGTGAAATTGGTGAACCTACGGTATTTCGCGGGGCTGACAAACGTCCAGGCCGCCAACGCGATGGATATTTCTCCGCGGACCGCAGATCGGATATGGGCGTTCGCGAGAGCTTGGTTGCAGCAAGCGCTCGACGAACCCGCCTCCTAA
- a CDS encoding Gfo/Idh/MocA family protein, protein MSIGFGIIGCGMIANFHAKALTDAPGVELVACCARDLEKAKAFGEPLGIACYGSVEEMLADPKVAAVSIATPSGAHMEPALLAAEAGKHVVVEKPLEVTLERCDKIIDACDKAGVKLGVTLQSRFHKSSQLIKEAVEGDRFGTVTMGDAYVKWFRTQEYYDSGAWRGTWELDGGGALMNQAIHTVDLLTWMMGPVTEVTACTGTLAHERIEVEDVAVATVRFESGALGVIEASTAAFPGSLKRIEISGTLGTAVLEEEDIKTWEFAEMTDEDRRVQEEMIGKNKTGGGAADPAAIGHHGHTAVFTDVARAIQSGETPLVDGREGRRSVEIILAIYKAAKEKQSVPLPLV, encoded by the coding sequence ATGTCGATCGGATTTGGAATCATTGGCTGTGGAATGATCGCGAACTTTCATGCCAAGGCATTGACCGATGCGCCGGGTGTGGAATTGGTCGCCTGTTGTGCTCGCGATTTGGAAAAAGCCAAAGCCTTCGGCGAGCCTCTGGGGATCGCTTGTTACGGATCGGTCGAAGAGATGTTGGCCGATCCGAAGGTCGCTGCCGTGAGTATCGCGACGCCTAGCGGAGCGCACATGGAACCGGCGCTGTTGGCTGCCGAAGCGGGCAAGCACGTTGTCGTCGAAAAGCCGTTGGAAGTCACGCTGGAACGATGCGACAAGATCATCGACGCCTGCGACAAGGCGGGAGTCAAGTTGGGCGTGACGCTGCAGAGTCGGTTCCACAAGAGTTCGCAGTTGATCAAGGAGGCGGTCGAAGGCGATCGCTTTGGCACCGTCACGATGGGCGACGCGTACGTGAAATGGTTCCGCACGCAAGAGTATTACGACAGCGGCGCGTGGCGCGGCACCTGGGAATTGGATGGCGGTGGGGCGTTGATGAATCAAGCGATTCACACCGTCGATCTGCTGACCTGGATGATGGGACCTGTCACCGAGGTTACCGCGTGCACCGGGACTCTGGCACACGAGCGGATCGAAGTAGAAGACGTCGCCGTCGCGACGGTGCGCTTCGAAAGCGGCGCGTTGGGAGTGATCGAGGCTTCGACCGCTGCGTTTCCTGGCAGCCTGAAGCGGATCGAAATCTCCGGCACGCTCGGCACCGCGGTCCTGGAAGAAGAGGATATCAAGACCTGGGAATTCGCCGAGATGACCGACGAAGACCGCCGGGTGCAGGAAGAAATGATCGGTAAAAACAAGACCGGCGGCGGTGCTGCCGACCCAGCGGCGATCGGCCATCATGGGCATACCGCCGTCTTCACCGACGTGGCTCGGGCGATCCAATCGGGCGAAACTCCGCTTGTCGACGGGCGCGAGGGCCGGCGATCGGTAGAGATTATCCTTGCAATCTACAAGGCCGCCAAAGAAAAGCAGAGCGTTCCGCTGCCTTTGGTTTAG
- the yidD gene encoding membrane protein insertion efficiency factor YidD: MRWLFILPIRFYQRWISPMLGPNCRFSPTCSQYTIEAIGKYGVLRGICKGVWRIARCHPWNPGGYDPP, from the coding sequence ATGCGTTGGCTGTTTATCCTCCCGATCCGCTTCTACCAGCGTTGGATCAGTCCGATGCTGGGCCCCAATTGCCGGTTCAGTCCGACGTGCAGCCAGTACACGATCGAAGCGATCGGCAAGTACGGCGTGCTGCGTGGAATCTGCAAAGGCGTCTGGCGAATCGCTCGCTGCCATCCCTGGAATCCCGGCGGTTACGATCCGCCGTGA
- the rnpA gene encoding ribonuclease P protein component: MDQRFSKTLRLKTPEQFGTIIRKGRVATDRMLVLNAMSNDLGFSRIGITIPKKAGNAVVRNRWKRLIREAFRTQKDQLPQGFDFVVRPRRGAIAEHAAIRKSLVSVAWRATGQRRGDDAKRKPESKS; the protein is encoded by the coding sequence ATGGATCAGCGATTCTCGAAAACGCTGCGGCTGAAGACGCCCGAACAATTTGGAACGATCATTCGCAAGGGCCGCGTGGCGACCGATCGGATGCTGGTTCTCAACGCGATGAGCAACGACCTAGGCTTCAGCCGAATCGGGATCACCATCCCCAAGAAGGCTGGCAATGCCGTGGTCAGGAACCGCTGGAAACGCTTGATTCGCGAGGCCTTTCGGACTCAGAAGGATCAACTGCCGCAGGGCTTTGATTTTGTCGTCCGGCCGCGCCGCGGGGCGATCGCCGAGCACGCTGCGATTCGCAAGTCGTTGGTCTCGGTCGCCTGGCGGGCAACCGGGCAGCGGCGTGGCGACGATGCAAAACGAAAACCCGAGTCGAAGTCTTAG
- a CDS encoding DnaJ C-terminal domain-containing protein, protein MAEDLYQVLGVSKTAEKDEIQKAYRKLARKYHPDLNPDDKSAQEKFKRIQEAYDVLSDSEKRGAYDRYGSDFERVRAGGGAWDGGGFEGVDVEQIFGGRGGGGGGGGFQGGFGDFFEQVFGGHPGGGRSAPRQPRQTRGSDVRQEVPIPFNTAVLGGKTEIRIGKPTGTESVSVTIPAGVETGSKIRLRGQGQASPNGGPTGDLILQLNVTPHPYFQRRGKHLDLKLPLSIGEAMLGAKVDVPTPGGTISLTIPPGSSDGKRLRIKGQGVRDPKGDAGDLYVEVRLQLPTEIDEQSEELIRKFEERNPLQPRRSLIW, encoded by the coding sequence ATGGCTGAAGATCTTTATCAAGTACTGGGTGTCAGCAAGACGGCTGAAAAGGACGAAATCCAAAAAGCCTATCGCAAGCTTGCGCGCAAATATCATCCCGACCTGAACCCCGACGATAAATCCGCTCAGGAGAAGTTTAAGCGCATTCAAGAGGCTTACGACGTTCTGAGCGACTCGGAAAAGCGGGGAGCTTACGATCGCTACGGCAGCGACTTCGAGCGAGTCCGCGCCGGCGGCGGGGCTTGGGACGGCGGCGGCTTTGAAGGCGTCGACGTCGAGCAAATCTTCGGCGGACGCGGCGGTGGCGGCGGCGGCGGAGGTTTCCAAGGCGGCTTTGGCGATTTCTTTGAACAGGTTTTTGGTGGGCATCCCGGTGGCGGTCGATCTGCTCCGCGGCAACCGCGTCAAACCCGCGGATCCGATGTTCGCCAAGAGGTTCCGATTCCGTTCAATACAGCGGTTTTGGGCGGAAAGACGGAGATTCGGATCGGCAAGCCGACGGGGACCGAAAGTGTTTCGGTGACGATCCCCGCGGGGGTGGAAACGGGATCGAAGATTCGCTTGCGTGGCCAGGGCCAAGCGTCGCCCAACGGCGGCCCGACGGGCGATTTGATCCTGCAGTTGAACGTCACGCCGCATCCCTACTTTCAACGCCGCGGCAAGCACTTGGACCTAAAGCTGCCGCTGTCGATCGGTGAAGCGATGTTGGGAGCGAAGGTCGATGTGCCAACGCCTGGCGGGACGATCTCGTTGACCATTCCGCCTGGCAGCAGCGACGGCAAGCGACTGCGGATCAAAGGGCAAGGCGTCCGCGATCCGAAGGGAGACGCCGGCGATCTGTATGTCGAGGTGCGTCTGCAGTTGCCGACCGAAATCGATGAGCAGAGCGAAGAGCTGATTCGCAAGTTCGAAGAGCGTAATCCGTTGCAACCGCGGCGATCGTTGATTTGGTAA
- a CDS encoding CehA/McbA family metallohydrolase domain-containing protein: MNLRTFIERSLAAATLLGCASFPHSARAAGVLKLQIKDRQSNQPVAARVVMIGPRGREVPVRRATNAGIGWAIDGQIDLEVPSGDFQFHLTRGPEYRIMTGNFQIDRTAEDSHTITLERFVDTQAEGWLCGDLFVDHKLRDLPLLMRAEDLDIVSLANRTGDGKPTQTEADASAAEIGIETMQITTDNMIDRREGSGLLVVGADSTIQPVDDDAPSSLLFRNARKAPQARFVVENPFAWDLPIWLASGKVNGFALMGDFLQLDRSVSRVSNGRPATQPEYDNPLGLGFWADDIYHHILEAGFRIPPVAGSGSGYRSIKNPLGYNRVYVQCGEETSPEAFWSGLWSGRSVVTNGPLLRPRLDSQYPGHVFTSYGNEPLELQMDLQLGTRDPVDYLEVIYNGAVIYSARLEEFKDSKGVIPAFTFDRSGWVVARVVTGYDKHYRAAVSAPWYIMFPDQPRISRSAVEFFIDWLQQREQMLLKKSPEYIRSVTPFIRAARSFWDERLEQATVD; this comes from the coding sequence ATGAACTTAAGAACCTTCATCGAACGTTCACTCGCCGCCGCGACACTGTTGGGCTGCGCATCGTTCCCCCATTCAGCACGCGCCGCAGGGGTCTTGAAGCTGCAGATCAAGGACCGCCAAAGCAACCAACCTGTCGCCGCCAGGGTCGTGATGATCGGCCCGCGTGGCCGCGAGGTCCCCGTCCGTCGTGCGACCAATGCCGGGATCGGCTGGGCGATCGACGGACAGATCGACCTGGAAGTCCCCTCGGGCGACTTCCAGTTCCACCTGACGCGCGGCCCCGAATATCGGATCATGACCGGCAACTTTCAGATCGATCGCACCGCGGAAGATAGCCACACGATCACTCTGGAACGTTTTGTCGATACGCAAGCCGAAGGCTGGCTGTGCGGCGATCTGTTTGTCGATCACAAACTCCGCGACCTACCGCTGTTGATGAGGGCCGAGGATCTCGACATCGTCTCCCTGGCGAATCGCACCGGCGATGGAAAACCGACCCAGACCGAAGCCGATGCGTCAGCGGCCGAGATTGGCATCGAGACGATGCAGATCACCACCGACAACATGATCGATCGGCGCGAGGGGAGCGGGTTGCTGGTCGTTGGCGCCGATTCAACGATCCAGCCCGTCGACGACGACGCCCCCAGCAGTCTGCTGTTCCGCAACGCGAGGAAGGCCCCGCAAGCGCGCTTTGTCGTCGAAAACCCTTTTGCCTGGGATCTGCCGATCTGGTTAGCAAGCGGCAAGGTCAACGGGTTTGCGTTGATGGGGGATTTCTTGCAACTGGACCGTTCGGTCTCTCGCGTTTCCAATGGTCGCCCCGCCACGCAGCCCGAATACGACAATCCATTGGGACTCGGTTTCTGGGCCGACGATATCTACCATCATATCCTGGAGGCCGGGTTCCGGATTCCACCAGTCGCTGGAAGCGGCAGCGGCTATCGATCGATCAAGAACCCCTTGGGATATAACCGTGTCTATGTTCAGTGTGGTGAAGAAACGTCTCCCGAAGCGTTCTGGAGCGGATTATGGTCGGGACGATCGGTCGTGACCAACGGTCCGCTGTTGCGACCGAGGCTCGATTCGCAATACCCTGGTCACGTCTTTACCAGTTACGGAAACGAACCGCTGGAATTGCAGATGGACCTGCAACTGGGCACTCGCGACCCGGTCGACTACTTGGAGGTCATCTACAACGGCGCGGTGATCTATTCGGCGCGGCTAGAGGAATTCAAAGACAGCAAGGGCGTGATCCCCGCGTTCACTTTCGACCGCAGCGGTTGGGTCGTCGCTCGCGTCGTGACCGGTTACGACAAACATTATCGCGCTGCCGTCTCGGCACCGTGGTACATCATGTTTCCCGACCAGCCCAGGATCAGCCGTTCGGCGGTCGAATTTTTTATCGACTGGCTGCAGCAGCGAGAACAGATGCTGCTAAAGAAGTCGCCTGAGTATATTCGCAGCGTAACGCCATTCATTCGTGCAGCCCGATCGTTCTGGGACGAACGCTTGGAACAGGCGACGGTCGACTGA
- a CDS encoding RNA recognition motif domain-containing protein translates to MHGSFVLGRKLYCGNLSFSVSSSDLEQLFAQFGTVESAQVITDRDTGRSKGFGFVEMGSDAEAQAAITGLNEQEHDGRSLTVNEARPREDRGGGGGGGYRGGGGGGRSGGGGGYGGGGGGGYGGGGGRSGGGGGGRGGRRDDRY, encoded by the coding sequence ATGCATGGGAGTTTTGTGTTGGGAAGGAAACTGTATTGTGGAAACTTGAGCTTTAGTGTCTCAAGCTCCGATTTGGAACAATTGTTCGCTCAGTTCGGTACGGTCGAAAGTGCTCAGGTCATCACAGATCGCGACACTGGCCGAAGCAAAGGCTTCGGCTTCGTTGAAATGGGAAGCGACGCGGAAGCGCAAGCGGCCATTACGGGCCTCAATGAACAAGAACACGACGGTCGCTCGTTGACCGTTAATGAAGCTCGTCCGCGTGAAGATCGTGGCGGCGGCGGTGGCGGTGGTTACCGTGGCGGTGGCGGCGGTGGTCGCAGCGGCGGCGGTGGCGGCTACGGTGGTGGCGGCGGCGGTGGCTACGGCGGCGGCGGTGGTCGCAGCGGTGGCGGTGGTGGTGGACGCGGCGGACGCCGTGACGACCGTTACTAA